From a region of the Streptomyces tirandamycinicus genome:
- a CDS encoding ankyrin repeat domain-containing protein has protein sequence MSDAPDPEVVELASRVFDLARRGDAEALAAYVDAGVPANLTNDNGDSLVMLAAYHGHAGAVTALLARGADADRPNDRGQTPLAGAVFKGEDEVIRALLDGGADPAAGTPSAVDTARMFGKADLLELFGAR, from the coding sequence ATGAGTGATGCCCCGGACCCCGAGGTGGTCGAGCTGGCCTCCAGGGTCTTCGACCTGGCGCGGCGGGGAGACGCCGAGGCGCTCGCCGCCTATGTCGACGCCGGTGTCCCGGCGAACCTCACCAACGACAACGGCGACTCGCTCGTCATGCTCGCCGCCTACCACGGCCACGCCGGCGCGGTGACCGCCCTGCTCGCCCGCGGGGCCGACGCGGACCGCCCCAACGACCGCGGCCAGACCCCCCTCGCCGGCGCCGTCTTCAAGGGCGAGGACGAGGTGATCCGGGCCCTGCTGGACGGCGGAGCCGACCCGGCGGCGGGAACCCCGTCCGCGGTGGATACCGCGCGGATGTTCGGGAAGGCGGACCTCCTGGAGCTGTTCGGCGCCCGGTGA
- a CDS encoding glycosyltransferase family 4 protein has product MRVVIVTESFPPDVNGVAHCALQTARHLAARGHDPLVIAPAVAGPDADAPCPVVRVPSLPLPGYPQVRVALPSRRLAAALTAHRADVVHLASPFVLGVRGMGVAAKLGLPAVAVYQTDLAGYARTYMGAGESTAWRRIRTVHTAADRTLAPSSAAVRDLERHGVPRVRLWPRGVDTERFRPGLRDESLRRTLAPDGEALVGYVGRLAPEKCVELLSGVCALPGVKVVVVGDGPSGATLRSSLPGAVFLGRRTGDDLARIFASLDVFAHTGPYETFCQTVQEAMASGLPVVAPAAGGPLDLVDHGRTGLLVPPHDAGEVRDAVAALVADPARRQAYGRAARATVQDRTWSAVGDRLLDHYAEVLRERTAVAA; this is encoded by the coding sequence ATGCGTGTCGTCATCGTCACCGAATCCTTCCCGCCCGACGTCAACGGTGTGGCGCACTGCGCCCTGCAGACCGCCCGGCATCTCGCCGCACGCGGCCACGACCCCCTCGTCATCGCCCCGGCGGTGGCCGGACCCGACGCCGACGCCCCCTGCCCCGTGGTGCGCGTGCCGTCCCTGCCGCTGCCCGGCTACCCCCAGGTGCGGGTGGCCCTGCCCAGCCGGCGGCTGGCCGCGGCGCTCACCGCGCACCGGGCCGATGTCGTCCACCTGGCCAGCCCGTTCGTCCTCGGCGTGCGGGGCATGGGCGTCGCGGCGAAGCTCGGGCTGCCCGCCGTCGCCGTCTACCAGACCGACCTCGCCGGATACGCCCGCACCTACATGGGCGCCGGGGAGAGTACGGCCTGGCGGCGCATCCGCACCGTGCACACCGCCGCCGACCGCACCCTCGCGCCGTCCAGCGCCGCGGTCCGCGACCTGGAGCGGCACGGCGTTCCGCGGGTGCGGCTGTGGCCGCGCGGGGTGGACACCGAACGGTTCCGGCCCGGGCTGAGGGACGAGTCGCTGCGGCGCACCCTCGCCCCGGACGGCGAGGCGCTCGTCGGCTACGTCGGGCGGCTCGCGCCCGAGAAGTGCGTCGAGCTGCTCTCCGGGGTCTGCGCGCTGCCGGGCGTCAAGGTCGTCGTGGTGGGCGACGGGCCCAGCGGCGCCACGCTGCGGAGCTCCCTGCCGGGCGCGGTGTTCCTCGGCCGGCGCACCGGCGACGACCTGGCCAGGATCTTCGCGTCGCTCGACGTGTTCGCCCACACCGGACCGTACGAGACGTTCTGCCAGACCGTGCAGGAGGCGATGGCCAGCGGTCTGCCGGTCGTCGCGCCCGCGGCCGGCGGCCCGCTCGACCTCGTCGACCACGGCCGGACCGGGCTGCTCGTGCCGCCACACGACGCGGGCGAGGTGCGGGACGCGGTGGCGGCCCTGGTGGCCGACCCGGCGCGCCGGCAGGCGTACGGCCGGGCCGCCCGGGCCACCGTGCAGGACAGGACCTGGTCCGCCGTCGGCGACCGGCTCCTGGACCACTACGCGGAGGTGCTCCGGGAGCGCACGGCGGTGGCGGCATGA